tttattaaaaaatgggccgggccaggctcGGGTTTAGGAATTTTTCTCGGGCCGGtcctagacaaaattttaggacCATATTTGGGCCAggtcgggcccgggcctaggacgcgggccgaaattttttctgGGTCCGGCCCAAACCCGACCTGGCCCGACCTATTATCACCTCTAATcgttagtcactaaattataggtatgtttttgtttttgtcacttaaataaaaaaaaagttacaatttgacaattttatgtttaaatatttttgtcacTCATTGTAAAGTGGCATTTTTATTTGGCAtgattacaattttaattatcaatttttgtaattttttcaatttaaccctgattaaatataaaatgataataatttgaaattattttaaaaaatagattaaaacttcaaaataaataaaatgagggAAAAGGAAAACGTTTTTAAaccctctaattttttttttggtattatttgtataaaaatatttacctCTTCTGTGGTATATTTACAtctcaaaaattgatttgtacaaataattaaaaggaaGATTGATAGTTTACATTTACATGACAATCATGAAGAAAAGTTGATCAAAAACACACCATGCACTTTCTTTATTCCAAGGAGGAGCTTGGTGACAACCCATCTTTGCTGCTATGAGCTAGAATTTCAAGCAAGCAATCATTAATAATTGCAAACCAAATTCTCTTTACTTGTGCCACACTCCTTGGATTAAACACTGCTAATGTATTCTATGGTTTTGAACATTTCCTTTGGAGCCTTAAGGCAGCTTCACATATTTCAACTAAATAACAGCCAACCATATGCTCAAACTTCTCAACATGTCTATTTAATTATCTTAATCAGTAAtaagggttttatttatttgtttgtttgaatttctcatttttttttataaagaatcAATGTGCATGTTTGAAAATGAGCATAGACTATAATCTTTTAaatgaaaaacttgaaaaagagAGAGTTAAGTTCACTATAATAAACATTCAATCCGAAGATAAGTAATTTCGCGAATAttactttcaaaatatatatgctaaagcAATAAATAAGAACTTCTAAATAGTACTATTGAGGGATTTTCGATTCTTTTAGAAGAAGTTTATGAAGCGTTGTTTGGAATTTGTGTAATTTCCTCAACAAGTTCAACATTCTCCGGTGAAGTGTTTTATCTCGCAACTCTACCGAGAACTCAAGTGTTTGAAAAGATGATGAGTTCATAGGACGGGAGCATCTTGATGGGTGTCTAAAAAGGTGAACCATACATGATGTACATGGTTGGACTAAAACCCATGCCTTATAACTTCTAATTGTATATGGTTTGCCTTCTCAAGCACCCAACGAGGTGCTCTAATTCAGTGAACTCATCGTATCTTCGAATCATCTCTTCAAGAATCCAAGCTTTTCATAGAATTGAGAGACAATATCATATTTATAGAGAAGTATGCCAATTTGGAACGAAtgatatttcacaaaatttttctaaaagagTTAAAAATCCTCAACAAATATCAtacatttcaatatcaaatatATGAGTTTGAGTTGTCATCCAAGTTTTGATAAGAACAAgtgacaaaaagacaagaaatagtTTGTTTTGTTAAGTTCTAGCTAGGCTAATTATTGTCTTTCTTTGGTTCATAGTAAACCTATTTTCTTACTTACTCCTTGATGtatattttgaaactttaatggCTTTCACCATGGAATCAAATGTTTATAAGTAGCCCAATGAACAGAAGGTGGAAACTTCCAAACAAGTGTGTGTTTTGTTGGTAAGGGGGATACATTTGAGTTCCATTCACATTATGTTATTgttgtttcaattcaatctcaaaATGTGGTACTTCCCCATAACAATTTGAAGCATTAAAATCttgttttacatttaatttgAGTCATTAGACATTTTAACTTAGTTTAAATGATAATACCGGTTTAAGACTTTATATTACCAACTATTATTGTGACACAAGTATGTTTGTTCAACTTAACTCGTGTTTCAATCATGATTTAAAACTtcatttctttgttgtttttcaaaaattcttaaaCCAAATAACCTCATTACCATCTTACAATCACACACGATTAGTCATTCCTGaataattgaacaaaattttcttaaattttatcaaaatctcATCAAACTCTAAAAACACACCAATTCTGACTACTTcgtatttaaacttaaaatcctctcaaatttgttaattaaatttccCAATTTAACTATCATTATAAACCTCACATCCTAACCTAGCCATAGAATCAATCCCCTTAAAATTTCATTGAGTAAAGCACAATTTATCTGTATTTCAAATAGACTCAAAAACACAAGCCCCAATCTCCAATTACAACCTCAAACTTCAACCTCATGCATCCCTTTTCAACTCTCCGCGATCCGCAACTTATCCAAACTCTAAATCTCAGCCGTCAATGAAGTTCCAATCGAactaccaaaatttaaaatttcgaaAACCCTATTGATCCGCGTCATTTCCCTCTCAACCAATAAGCTTTCATCACCTCCCTTATAAAATCTCCCTCTTAACTGTCCATttaccaaaagaaagaaagaaaagccaGTTTCCGAATCTTTTACGACTCGTAAAATAGTTGAAGTGACTCATGGCTTCCGCCGTTGCTTCCGTTGCGAAGAAGAAAACTGCTGGCTCTAAGAAGTCTAAATCAGCTCCTTCACATCCTCCATTTCTTGAGgtaaatctctctctctctctctctctctaaaaACCTTTAGTTTCTTTCTCTTAAGATatcttatttgattttaaatcattttttaaatgatttttgcaGATGATTTCAGATGCAATCGTTTCGTTGAAAGAGAGGACAGGATCGAGCCAATATGCGATCGCGAAATTCATCGAAGAGAAGTATAAGCAATTACCGGCGAATTTCCGCAAAGTCTTACTTGTTCAGACGAAGAAGTTTGTTGCTTCTGGAAAGCTCGTCAAAGTGAAAGCCTCTTTTAAGCTGCCTTCGGCATCTGCCGCAGCTAAGAAACCGGCCGCCGTAGCTAAGAAGCCTGCCGCCGCGAAGCCTAAATCTGCAACTACCACTGCCGCCTCAAAGTCCAAGCCGAAGGCGACTAAAACCGCGTCGAAACCGAAAGCCAAAGCCAAAGTTGGAACGCCTGTGAAGGCAAAGGCTAAAGTTGCGGCGAAACCGAAGGCAACTACAACTAAGGCCAAAGCTAAACCAGCGGCTAAGCCAACTAAGGTAGCGAAGACGGCGAAGAAGAGTTCGCCAGGGAAGAAAGTAAAGGTTCCAGCAAAGAAGACAGTCGCTGTCAAGAAGCCGAAGAGTGTTAAATCTCCGGCTAAGAAAGCGGCGCCAAAGAAGGCAAAGAAGTGAAGAGAAAGCAGTATTTGTTTGTAGGAggttgttctttttttttttccttcccttTGCAGATGGTGTAAATTTGATGGCGAGCTAGGGGTAGTCGTGGAATTTAGATCGATATATGTAGTATGTATTGATTATATAAAGCAGGTTAcggttttattaatttatcctATGTTACTCTGTTTTATGAAAAAACTCAGTATTCAGGTTTCAATCGTGGTtggatatttatttatatgttttatttaataaaagtttaatattcatataaatGTAAGATTTAGAATGTTACCCTTTGATTgagtaaatcaaaataaatgacggaataaatctaaatatagaTTAATCGTTTTGATAGTATCACATATTATTTATCTGTTTCCAACGAAAGCGTTTTGATAGAAATCTAAATATTATGTTGCTTAGGCTGACGTGTATATAAAAAAGATTGAAGTGGTGCTCATGTTGTAGACGAAGTAGCAACAATTGGATTTATTGTGAGAGTTATTGATAACAATTAATATCGTTGAAGGAGAAATCAAAATCTGTGACCATCCTGATCAAAAAGCCAGTCTGCAAGTCTCAATCTCAGATCCACTTTTAGACGCGTTCCACCTTTGCTGGATATCAACACCACGATCCTTTGGTTTTGTAGCATGCCATAGCGTACATTACGGGTTAACTTGATTTACTCGATTCGTTTTGTAGTTCTTtgtacatttttaaaaaaaagattagatAGGTCATCTTATATACACACTAGAAATTCCTTATAGCGTACATTATTAGATTACCATAATATTTTTGGTTCATTACTTATATTAGTTCTGAGACATATTGGTATGATGACACTTTTACTTTGATATTATGGtgtttattagatttttattatgaatttgtaCCTTGATTTTCATGCTTATGATTTACTTTCatgatcaaattttgatttagtgtgCTTATTGTGAAGGTTCATGTCAAACTTGTTCTTTTACTTTTGGTAGCATGTCCATTTTGTTTAGGGACC
The nucleotide sequence above comes from Gossypium raimondii isolate GPD5lz chromosome 13, ASM2569854v1, whole genome shotgun sequence. Encoded proteins:
- the LOC105783299 gene encoding histone H1, whose product is MASAVASVAKKKTAGSKKSKSAPSHPPFLEMISDAIVSLKERTGSSQYAIAKFIEEKYKQLPANFRKVLLVQTKKFVASGKLVKVKASFKLPSASAAAKKPAAVAKKPAAAKPKSATTTAASKSKPKATKTASKPKAKAKVGTPVKAKAKVAAKPKATTTKAKAKPAAKPTKVAKTAKKSSPGKKVKVPAKKTVAVKKPKSVKSPAKKAAPKKAKK